In the Malus domestica chromosome 16, GDT2T_hap1 genome, one interval contains:
- the LOC114821980 gene encoding protein CHROMATIN REMODELING 19-like isoform X4 — MLGFLPRAIQPCSGARPSSRSSRWSCSKNELKEDDADEAPEARLVNRGRRFLVEDEDSDGDWANIESTSEEEEDEVKELEDDDVVGKALQKCAKISTDLRKELHGSSAPAVSDRYAEVEAAPVRIVNQDDIIEACRSKDSDFQPILKPYQLVGVNFLLLLYQKGIGGVHSRKMIVKF, encoded by the exons ATGTTGGGTTTCCTCCCTCGGGCAATCCAGCCCTGTTCCGGAGCCCGTCCCTCGAGCAGGAGCTCCCGCTGGAGCTGCTCTAAGAACGAATTGAAGGAAGACGATGCGGACGAGGCCCCGGAAGCCAGGCTGGTCAATCGTGGACGTCGGTTCCTGGTTGAGGACGAGGATAGTGATGGGGATTGGGCTAATATTGAGTCAACGAGTGAGGAAGAGGAGGATGAGGTAAAGGAGTTGGAGGACGACGACGTGGTTGGGAAGGCTTTGCAAAAGTGTGCCAAAATATCGACGGATTTGAGAAAGGAGCTCCACGGGAGTTCGGCTCCGGCGGTTTCTGATCGGTACGCCGAAGTGGAAGCTGCCCCTGTGAGGATTGTCAATCAG GATGACATTATTGAGGCTTGTAGGTCTAAAGATTCCGATTTTCAACCTATTCTCAAGCCATATCAGTTGGTTGGTGTTAACTTTCTTCTTCTGCTGTATCAGAAGGGTATTGGTGGAG